In Neofelis nebulosa isolate mNeoNeb1 chromosome 10, mNeoNeb1.pri, whole genome shotgun sequence, one DNA window encodes the following:
- the FGF4 gene encoding fibroblast growth factor 4: protein MAGPRAAAAALLPALLLAVLAPWADRGAAAAPAAPNGTLGAELERRWESLVARSLARLPVASQPKEAAVQSGAGDYLLGIKRLRRLYCNVGIGFHLQVLPDGRIGGVHADTSDSLLELSPVERGVVSIFGVASRFFVAMNSKGKLYGSPFFAEECKFKEILLPNNYNAYESYRYPGTFIALSKNGKTKKGSRVSPAMKVTHFLPRL from the exons ATGGCGGGGCCccgggcggccgcggcggcgctGCTCCCGGCGCTCCTGTTGGCCGTGCTGGCGCCCTGGGCGGACCGAGgggccgccgccgcacccgccgccccCAACGGCACGCTGGGGGCCGAGCTGGAGCGCCGCTGGGAGAGCCTGGTGGCGCGCTCGTTGGCGCGCCTGCCGGTGGCCTCGCAGCCCAAGGAGGCGGCCGTCCAGAGCGGCGCCGGCGACTACCTGCTGGGCATCAAGCGGCTGCGGCGCCTCTACTGCAACGTGGGCATCGGCTTCCACCTCCAGGTGCTCCCCGACGGCCGCATCGGCGGCGTGCACGCGGACACGAGCGACA gcctgCTGGAGCTCTCGCCCGTGGAGCGGGGCGTGGTGAGCATCTTCGGAGTGGCCAGCCGGTTCTTCGTGGCCATGAACAGCAAGGGCAAGCTGTACGGCTCG cccttcTTCGCGGAAGAGTGCAAGTTCAAAGAGATCCTCCTTCCCAACAACTACAACGCCTACGAGAGCTACAGGTACCCGGGCACTTTCATCGCCCTGAGCAAGAACGGCAAGACGAAGAAGGGCAGTCGCGTGTCACCCGCCATGAAGGTCACCCACTTCCTGCCCAGGCTGTGA